Proteins found in one Haemorhous mexicanus isolate bHaeMex1 chromosome 23, bHaeMex1.pri, whole genome shotgun sequence genomic segment:
- the RNF186 gene encoding E3 ubiquitin-protein ligase RNF186, whose amino-acid sequence MEKSTDKPNKENRSSAPGVVQAEANSAAPVAGGAAEMSRAGSVTQNSEREKRVGFTEECTEEMESPSGTERDSSAAFKPAVLEQDSPNSRPLAVLTDTNSPKMSMLDLNHQCSDTATLDMDCMICFNKYSIYRVPKLLDCQHVFCAVCLKLILRKEESTWTVTCPLCRKPTFVSGGLIRTLQNKEDILEHLENLDSNPEVYICAMGLDGNSWTQSSQDILNTEETSPAHSSLAVQRLLLLLLLGVILTMLILPFMYSGRVKWVICLLLTLGLLMSMVLCCTPKFHCRCKKDSPASCDKEIHIVTVA is encoded by the coding sequence ATGGAGAAATCCACTGACAAGCCAAACAAGGAAAACAGATCGTCAGCTCCTGGAGTAGTGCAGGCTGAGGCAAACAGTGCAGCACCCgtggcaggaggtgctgcagaaaTGAGCAGAGCAGGATCCGTAACACAAAATTCAGAACGTGAGAAGAGAGTGGGATTCACTGAAGAGTGTACTGAAGAAATGGagagtccttcaggaacagagagagacagttCTGCTGCCTTTAAACCGGCAGTTTTGGAACAAGACTCTCCAAACTCAAGGCCGCTTGCTGTGCTAACGGACACAAACTCTCCCAAAATGAGCATGTTGGACCTGAACCACCAGTGCTCAGACACAGCCACCCTGGACATGGACTGCATGATCTGCTTCAACAAGTACAGCATCTACAGAGTCCCAAAGCTCCTGGACTGCCAGCACGTCTTCTGCGCCGTCTGCCTCAAGCTGATCCTCAGGAAAGAGGAGAGCACCTGGACAGTCACCTGCCCTCTCTGCAGAAAACCCACCTTCGTGTCAGGAGGGCTCATCCGCACACTCCAGAACAAAGAAGACATCCTGGAGCACTTGGAGAACCTTGATTCAAACCCTGAGGTGTACATCTGTGCCATGGGCCTGGATGGCAACAGCTGGACTCAAAGCAGCCAAGACATTTTGAACACAGAGGAAAccagcccagcacacagcagcctggctgtgcagagactcctgctgctcctgctgcttgggGTGATCCTCACCATGCTCATCCTCCCCTTCATGTACTCAGGGAGGGTGAAATGGGTAATTTGTCTCCTGCTTACTTTGGGGCTGCTCATGTCTATGGTGCTTTGCTGCACTCCTAAATTCCACTGCAGGTGCAAGAAGGACTCCCCTGCCTCCTGTGACAAGGAGATCCACATTGTTACTGTTGCCTGA